A part of Liolophura sinensis isolate JHLJ2023 chromosome 1, CUHK_Ljap_v2, whole genome shotgun sequence genomic DNA contains:
- the LOC135461844 gene encoding noggin-2-like has product MPMSAPDKRPTPPQPEPTTPPLVRTNNYRTCTARTMKLLWYRGLILLVVWSSHTGVSEPLPRRTSKRHNPKGLGDPDSHLRESKVSSRSRPLPSDSLPLVGLVEEPDEARDPKDRDLNYKKLRRFLGKSFDAAFMSVVKPNELLEKPNGTVVYKFRKGRPKGKMPGYIKSFATYRLADGRKIRLRIKKRTKQKVQRYLWGLNHCPVQYVWRDLGLRFWPRWIRQGICYSGRSCSIPPGMKCKPFKEIQKIILRWHCKSTDTEQLHCAWIHVHYPIIDECQCAC; this is encoded by the exons ATGCCTATGAGTGCCCCTGACAAGCGGCCCACTCCTCCCCAGCCCGAACCAACCACGCCGCCACTGGTCAG GACTAACAACTATCGGACTTGTACAGCAAGAACAATGAAGCTTCTGTGGTACCGTGGCCTGATACTGCTGGTTGTGTGGAGCAGTCACACAGGTGTCAGCGAGCCACTGCCCCGGCGCACTAGCAAGAGGCACAACCCCAAGGGATTGGGCGACCCGGACAGTCATCTCAGAGAGAGCAAAGTCTCTTCGCGCTCGCGACCCTTACCGTCGGATTCCCTTCCTCTTGTGGGACTGGTAGAGGAGCCCGACGAGGCACGGGATCCCAAAGATCGGGACCTCAATTACAAGAAGTTACGACGATTTCTGGGTAAAAGTTTTGACGCAGCTTTTATGTCAGTGGTAAAACCAAACGAACTTTTAGAAAAACCCAATGGAACTGTTGTCTACAAATTTCGGAAAGGCAGGCCAAAGGGGAAAATGCCTGGCTACATCAAATCATTCGCCACTTACAGGCTGGCGGACGGCCGCAAAATCAGACTGAGGATTAAAAAACGGACAAAGCAGAAGGTGCAGCGGTATTTGTGGGGTTTGAACCACTGCCCGGTCCAATATGTGTGGCGAGACTTAGGGTTGCGCTTCTGGCCCCGCTGGATCCGCCAGGGGATCTGCTACTCTGGGCGATCCTGCTCAATCCCGCCCGGCATGAAGTGCAAACCTTTTAAAGAAATACAGAAGATCATCTTGCGGTGGCATTGCAAGTCGACAGACACGGAGCAGCTTCACTGTGCGTGGATACACGTGCATTACCCTATCATTGATGAGTGTCAGTGCGCCTGTTAG